A window of the Hemitrygon akajei chromosome 22, sHemAka1.3, whole genome shotgun sequence genome harbors these coding sequences:
- the cybc1 gene encoding cytochrome b-245 chaperone 1 homolog isoform X1, whose product MAYMTVEEKTDSILHLTRTPGIRSWSVLVGIGSIGLAAAYYSMDNWAWKLFYVAGCIFVAIQNLEDWEEVVFDKIKGTAILKNFNLYTRILTMWSNSQEQVVMQIQHIHDVTVEEERIRYLGKGYVVVLRFSAGFSHPLTQSAVLGNQSDVKAIAELIINFLNLNKPAFDEKAELSADSSESTGSDNETN is encoded by the exons ATGGCATACATGACTGTGGAGGAGAAAACAGATTCAATCCTGCACCTTACGAGGACTCCTGGTATTAGATCATGGTCTGTGTTAGTCG GAATTGGTTCTATTGGGTTAGCTGCTGCCTACTACAGTATGG ATAATTGGGCATGGAAATTATTCTATGTTGCAGGATGCATTTTTGTAGCCATACAAAACTTGGAAGACTGGGAG GAAGTTGTGTTTGACAAGATTAAAGGAACTGCAATTCTTAAGAATTTTAACCTTTATACAAGGATACTGACCATGTGGTCTAACAGCCAGGAACAAG TTGTGATGCAGATTCAGCATATTCATGACGTGACTGTGGAGGAGGAGAGAATACGATATCTGGGCAAAGGTTATGTTGTTGTACTGAGATTTTCAGCTGGGTTTTCACATCCACTTACCCAAAGCGCAGTGCTGGGTAATCAAAG TGATGTGAAGGCCATAGCGGAACTTATAATCAACTTTCTGAATCTTAACAAACCTGCCTTTGATGAGAAAGCAGAATTGTCTGCAGACAGCAGTGAAAGTACTGGCAGTGACAATGAAACAAACTGA
- the cybc1 gene encoding cytochrome b-245 chaperone 1 homolog isoform X2, with the protein MAYMTVEEKTDSILHLTRTPGIRSWSVLVDNWAWKLFYVAGCIFVAIQNLEDWEEVVFDKIKGTAILKNFNLYTRILTMWSNSQEQVVMQIQHIHDVTVEEERIRYLGKGYVVVLRFSAGFSHPLTQSAVLGNQSDVKAIAELIINFLNLNKPAFDEKAELSADSSESTGSDNETN; encoded by the exons ATGGCATACATGACTGTGGAGGAGAAAACAGATTCAATCCTGCACCTTACGAGGACTCCTGGTATTAGATCATGGTCTGTGTTAGTCG ATAATTGGGCATGGAAATTATTCTATGTTGCAGGATGCATTTTTGTAGCCATACAAAACTTGGAAGACTGGGAG GAAGTTGTGTTTGACAAGATTAAAGGAACTGCAATTCTTAAGAATTTTAACCTTTATACAAGGATACTGACCATGTGGTCTAACAGCCAGGAACAAG TTGTGATGCAGATTCAGCATATTCATGACGTGACTGTGGAGGAGGAGAGAATACGATATCTGGGCAAAGGTTATGTTGTTGTACTGAGATTTTCAGCTGGGTTTTCACATCCACTTACCCAAAGCGCAGTGCTGGGTAATCAAAG TGATGTGAAGGCCATAGCGGAACTTATAATCAACTTTCTGAATCTTAACAAACCTGCCTTTGATGAGAAAGCAGAATTGTCTGCAGACAGCAGTGAAAGTACTGGCAGTGACAATGAAACAAACTGA